In Lewinellaceae bacterium, a single window of DNA contains:
- a CDS encoding branched-chain amino acid aminotransferase yields MKYNIKITKTQNSRLSEVDFNNIPFGRVFSDHMFVAEYQKGEWANLRIEPFGRFSIHPAAMALHYGQAIFEGMKASKSYKGKPLFFRPEMHARRLNNSARRMCMPEVPEALFLEALHQLVALDSDWIPPQEGSALYIRPYMFANDEFIGVKPSDNYRFIIFTGPVGPYYPKPVSLIAEQEYVRCAVQGGTGEAKVAGNYAASLLPARKANQKGYDQVMWLDANEFKYVQEVGTMNIFFVVDGVVITPALNGGILPGITRDSILKIFREKGYEVEERDISVDELMEAHSAGKLEEAFGTGTAAVVAHVSKIAVGDKVMELPPVEQRKLGELAKQEINGLRSQKIEDTHGWIVPVKHSEAVTT; encoded by the coding sequence ATGAAATATAACATCAAGATCACAAAAACCCAAAATTCTCGCCTTTCTGAAGTGGATTTTAACAATATTCCCTTCGGAAGGGTTTTCTCCGACCACATGTTCGTGGCCGAGTATCAAAAAGGGGAGTGGGCCAACCTGCGCATTGAGCCTTTCGGCCGTTTCAGCATACACCCGGCGGCCATGGCCCTGCACTATGGGCAGGCCATTTTTGAAGGCATGAAGGCCTCGAAGAGTTACAAGGGCAAGCCGCTGTTTTTCCGCCCGGAAATGCATGCCCGGCGATTGAACAATTCCGCCCGCCGCATGTGCATGCCCGAGGTTCCGGAAGCGCTTTTTCTCGAAGCGCTGCACCAACTGGTGGCCCTCGACAGCGACTGGATTCCTCCTCAGGAAGGCAGCGCCTTGTACATCCGGCCCTATATGTTCGCCAACGACGAGTTCATCGGCGTAAAGCCATCCGACAACTACCGCTTCATCATTTTCACCGGGCCGGTGGGGCCTTACTACCCCAAGCCGGTGAGCCTGATCGCCGAGCAGGAGTACGTCCGCTGCGCCGTGCAGGGCGGGACCGGAGAGGCCAAAGTGGCCGGCAATTACGCCGCCTCTCTGCTTCCGGCCCGAAAGGCCAACCAAAAAGGATACGACCAGGTGATGTGGCTCGACGCCAACGAATTCAAATACGTCCAGGAGGTAGGCACCATGAACATCTTTTTTGTCGTCGACGGCGTCGTCATTACCCCCGCCCTCAACGGAGGCATCCTGCCGGGCATCACGCGCGACAGCATCCTGAAGATCTTCCGGGAAAAGGGATACGAGGTGGAGGAAAGAGACATCTCGGTCGATGAATTGATGGAAGCTCACAGCGCCGGGAAACTGGAAGAGGCTTTTGGCACCGGCACGGCCGCGGTGGTAGCCCATGTTTCGAAAATAGCGGTGGGCGACAAGGTGATGGAACTGCCGCCGGTAGAGCAGCGGAAACTGGGTGAATTGGCCAAGCAGGAGATAAATGGCCTGCGCTCTCAAAAGATCGAAGACACGCACGGATGGATCGTTCCGGTGAAACATTCCGAAGCAGTCACTACATAA
- a CDS encoding CcmD family protein has protein sequence MKKHGLFTALFLLLSSFMFGQGEEADFMRSTGKIYVVVAVIVTIFIGIVLFLIYLDRKLTKLENQIKDDD, from the coding sequence ATGAAAAAGCATGGCCTTTTTACGGCGCTCTTCCTGTTGCTTTCCTCCTTCATGTTCGGACAGGGAGAGGAGGCGGATTTTATGCGCAGTACCGGGAAGATTTATGTGGTGGTGGCCGTTATCGTCACCATCTTCATTGGCATCGTCCTGTTTTTAATTTATCTGGATAGAAAACTAACCAAATTAGAAAATCAAATTAAGGATGATGATTAA
- a CDS encoding non-canonical purine NTP diphosphatase, translated as MPSIVFATGNEHKVREANAALNGAFEIIGLRDIGCEEELPETSPTLEGNALEKARYVHRHYQVDCFSEDTGLEVDALGGAPGVYSARYAGPANDAEANMALLLSNLKGEKNRNARFRTVIALILDGKEYTFEGAVEGAIIHIKKGSGGFGYDPVFLPKGFNRTFAQMPVEEKNAISHRGQAVARLKAFLMEKAGG; from the coding sequence ATGCCATCGATCGTTTTTGCTACCGGAAATGAACATAAAGTGAGAGAGGCCAATGCCGCTCTCAACGGCGCTTTTGAGATCATCGGGCTCCGCGACATAGGCTGCGAAGAGGAGCTCCCGGAAACCAGCCCTACCCTGGAGGGCAACGCCCTGGAAAAAGCCCGTTATGTGCACCGGCACTACCAGGTGGATTGTTTTTCCGAAGACACCGGGCTGGAGGTTGATGCCCTCGGCGGGGCGCCGGGCGTTTACAGCGCGCGGTACGCCGGGCCGGCCAACGACGCCGAGGCCAATATGGCGCTCCTGCTCAGCAACCTCAAAGGAGAAAAAAACCGCAATGCCCGTTTTCGCACCGTCATCGCCCTCATCCTCGATGGGAAGGAATATACCTTCGAAGGGGCCGTGGAGGGAGCGATAATCCATATTAAAAAAGGCAGCGGGGGCTTCGGCTATGACCCTGTCTTCCTGCCAAAGGGTTTTAACCGCACCTTCGCGCAGATGCCGGTTGAAGAAAAAAATGCCATCAGCCACCGGGGGCAGGCGGTGGCCAGGCTCAAAGCTTTTTTGATGGAGAAAGCGGGGGGGTAG
- a CDS encoding hydroxymethylglutaryl-CoA lyase has product MVKLIECPRDAMQGIKEFIPTEKKAAYINLLLRANFDTIDFGSFVSPKAIPQMRDTADVLSRLDLGSSRSKLLAIVANRRGAGDAAQFDEITYLGYPFSISETFQLRNTNATIEESVGRVEQIQDICLAHGKQLVVYISMGFGNPYGDPWNVEIVQRWAGRLVDMGISILQLSDTIGVASPESISYLFSNLIPVYPDIEIGAHFHTVPDKWKEKVATAYQHGCRRFDGAVKGYGGCPMAKDDLTGNMPTENMLFYFMDEGIETGVDISLFREAMAMAGRVFP; this is encoded by the coding sequence GAGAAGAAAGCGGCGTACATCAACCTGCTGTTAAGGGCCAACTTCGACACCATTGACTTTGGAAGTTTTGTATCTCCCAAAGCCATTCCACAGATGAGAGATACGGCTGACGTGCTCAGCCGGCTCGACCTGGGCAGTTCCCGTTCCAAACTGCTGGCAATCGTAGCCAACCGAAGAGGAGCGGGCGACGCTGCTCAGTTCGACGAAATTACCTACCTGGGCTATCCTTTTTCTATTTCGGAGACTTTTCAGCTGCGCAACACCAATGCCACTATCGAGGAGTCGGTGGGGCGGGTGGAGCAAATACAGGACATTTGCCTGGCCCATGGCAAGCAGCTGGTGGTTTACATCTCCATGGGTTTTGGCAACCCCTACGGCGACCCCTGGAATGTCGAGATCGTCCAGCGCTGGGCTGGCCGCCTGGTGGACATGGGCATTTCGATCCTTCAGTTGTCGGACACCATTGGCGTAGCCAGCCCGGAAAGCATCAGCTATTTGTTCAGCAATCTCATCCCCGTCTATCCCGATATTGAGATCGGGGCGCATTTTCACACCGTTCCGGACAAGTGGAAGGAAAAGGTGGCCACTGCCTATCAGCACGGTTGCCGCCGTTTTGACGGAGCCGTAAAAGGATACGGGGGCTGCCCCATGGCCAAGGATGACCTCACCGGCAATATGCCGACGGAAAATATGCTGTTTTATTTTATGGATGAAGGCATTGAAACCGGGGTGGACATATCGCTTTTTCGGGAAGCTATGGCGATGGCGGGAAGGGTGTTTCCGTAG
- a CDS encoding co-chaperone GroES — protein MKPINDRVVVKPALAEEKTKGGIIIPDTAKEKPQRGKVVAVGPGKDGNLMTVQVGDIVLYGKYAGQELQFEGQDYLIMREDDILVILEGNE, from the coding sequence ATGAAGCCCATCAATGACAGAGTAGTAGTTAAGCCAGCTCTGGCAGAAGAGAAAACTAAAGGTGGGATCATCATCCCGGACACTGCTAAAGAAAAACCCCAACGCGGCAAAGTCGTAGCAGTCGGCCCGGGAAAAGATGGCAACCTGATGACCGTACAGGTAGGCGATATTGTCCTCTATGGCAAATACGCCGGCCAGGAACTTCAATTCGAAGGGCAGGATTACCTGATCATGCGGGAGGATGACATCTTGGTGATCCTGGAAGGCAATGAATAA
- the secG gene encoding preprotein translocase subunit SecG, with product MLTAMTVLIALVCILLMGAVLIQNPKGGGVDSTFGGSQANQMFGAAKSADFIEKATWYLAIALGILCIITAMMVGGGTEAVDPLLSQ from the coding sequence ATGTTAACTGCTATGACCGTGTTGATTGCCCTGGTGTGCATATTGCTGATGGGCGCAGTGCTGATCCAGAACCCCAAGGGCGGTGGCGTGGATTCTACATTCGGCGGATCGCAGGCCAACCAGATGTTCGGTGCGGCAAAGTCTGCCGACTTTATTGAAAAGGCAACCTGGTATTTGGCTATCGCTTTAGGCATCCTTTGCATCATTACCGCCATGATGGTGGGCGGAGGCACGGAAGCGGTTGACCCCCTGCTGTCTCAATAA
- the groL gene encoding chaperonin GroEL (60 kDa chaperone family; promotes refolding of misfolded polypeptides especially under stressful conditions; forms two stacked rings of heptamers to form a barrel-shaped 14mer; ends can be capped by GroES; misfolded proteins enter the barrel where they are refolded when GroES binds) — MAKDISFDRNAREKLRTGVDALSNAVKVTLGPKGRNVVIQKSFGAPQITKDGVTVAKEIELEDAVENMGAQMVKEVASKTADIAGDGTTTATVLAQAMINAGLKNVTAGANPMDLKRGMDKAVKAVIKDLEKQSEVIGDDFEKIKQVAAISANNDEEIGSLIADAMKRVSKDGVITVEESKGTDTYVEEVLGMQFDRGYLSPYFVTDTENMTTEYESALILIHDKKISNMQDIVPILEKVVQAGRPLLIIAEDIESQALGVLVVNRLRAQLKVVAVKAPGFGDRRKAMLEDIAILTGGTVISEEKGYKLENASMEHLGRAEKITVDKDNTTIVNGGGNEEQIKARINQIKAQIESTTSDYDREKLQERLAKLAGGVAVLYVGAASEVEMKEKKDRVDDALHATRAAVEEGIVAGGGVALVRAMECLSKVKGVNEDETIGVQIVKKSLEAPLRIIADNAGVEGSVVLQRVLTEKGSFGYNARTDVFEDLKKAGVIDPTKVTRIALENAGSIAGMVLTTECVISDRPEKDNGGMPGGGMPGGMPGMM, encoded by the coding sequence ATGGCTAAAGACATTAGCTTTGATAGGAATGCAAGAGAAAAGTTGCGGACAGGGGTCGACGCGCTGTCTAACGCAGTGAAAGTGACTCTTGGCCCCAAAGGCCGCAACGTCGTGATCCAGAAAAGCTTCGGCGCGCCTCAGATCACTAAAGACGGCGTTACCGTTGCCAAAGAAATTGAACTGGAAGACGCCGTTGAAAACATGGGCGCCCAGATGGTGAAAGAGGTCGCTTCCAAAACGGCGGATATCGCCGGCGACGGCACCACCACCGCTACCGTCCTGGCTCAGGCCATGATCAATGCCGGCCTGAAAAACGTCACCGCCGGCGCTAACCCGATGGACCTCAAGCGCGGTATGGACAAAGCCGTGAAAGCCGTCATCAAAGACCTGGAAAAGCAATCGGAAGTGATCGGCGACGATTTCGAAAAGATCAAGCAGGTCGCCGCTATCTCCGCTAACAACGACGAAGAGATCGGCAGCCTGATCGCCGACGCCATGAAGCGCGTTTCCAAAGATGGCGTCATCACCGTCGAGGAATCCAAAGGCACCGACACCTACGTTGAAGAGGTACTGGGGATGCAGTTCGACCGCGGCTACCTTTCTCCTTACTTCGTGACCGATACGGAGAATATGACCACCGAGTATGAGAGCGCCCTCATCCTGATCCACGACAAAAAAATCTCCAATATGCAGGACATTGTCCCCATCCTGGAGAAAGTCGTGCAGGCGGGCCGGCCTCTGCTGATCATTGCCGAAGATATCGAAAGCCAGGCGCTCGGCGTGCTGGTTGTCAACCGCCTTCGCGCCCAGTTAAAGGTCGTTGCCGTGAAAGCCCCTGGCTTTGGCGACCGCCGCAAGGCGATGCTGGAAGATATTGCCATTCTGACCGGTGGCACCGTCATCAGCGAAGAGAAAGGCTATAAGCTCGAAAACGCCAGCATGGAGCATCTGGGCCGCGCCGAAAAGATCACGGTTGATAAAGACAACACGACCATCGTCAACGGCGGCGGAAACGAAGAACAGATCAAAGCGCGCATCAACCAAATCAAAGCGCAGATCGAAAGCACTACTTCCGATTATGACCGCGAGAAGCTGCAGGAGCGGCTGGCCAAGCTCGCCGGCGGTGTAGCCGTGCTCTATGTCGGCGCTGCCAGCGAAGTGGAAATGAAGGAAAAGAAAGACCGCGTCGATGACGCCCTGCACGCTACCCGCGCAGCTGTGGAAGAAGGCATCGTTGCCGGCGGCGGCGTTGCGCTGGTTCGCGCTATGGAATGCCTCAGCAAAGTTAAAGGCGTCAACGAGGATGAAACGATCGGCGTTCAGATCGTCAAAAAATCGCTGGAAGCCCCGCTTCGCATCATTGCCGATAATGCAGGGGTGGAAGGCTCCGTCGTCCTGCAGCGCGTACTGACCGAAAAAGGCAGCTTCGGCTATAACGCCCGCACCGACGTCTTCGAAGACCTCAAGAAAGCCGGCGTAATCGATCCTACCAAGGTCACCCGCATCGCCCTTGAAAATGCCGGGTCTATCGCCGGCATGGTCCTCACGACAGAATGCGTCATCAGCGACCGCCCGGAAAAAGACAATGGCGGCATGCCCGGCGGCGGCATGCCCGGCGGCATGCCCGGCATGATGTAA